In Cololabis saira isolate AMF1-May2022 chromosome 14, fColSai1.1, whole genome shotgun sequence, a single genomic region encodes these proteins:
- the gng8 gene encoding guanine nucleotide-binding protein G(I)/G(S)/G(O) subunit gamma-8, translated as MSNNMAKIADARKTVEQLKLEVNIERMMVSKAAADLMAYCEAHAKEDPLMTPVPSSENPFREKKLFCVIL; from the exons ATGTCCAACAACATGGCCAAGATTGCAGATGCAAGAAAGACAGTGGAGCAGCTGAAGCTGGAGGTTAACATCGAGAGGATGATG GTTTCCAAGGCAGCAGCCGATCTGATGGCCTACTGTGAAGCTCACGCCAAAGAGGACCCTCTGATGACCCCGGTCCCTTCCTCCGAGAACCCCTTCAGAGAGAAAAAGCTGTTCTGCGTGATCCTGTAA
- the tmem45b gene encoding transmembrane protein 45B has product MANFGGHAIPGTFFLFYGVWLAVKHTLQHYWKTSQPKGRQVMPPFFKRMDYIEGGLKIFATFVGIMVEQFVVDGPHARLYDRDNKSWVKLMNWQHSTMYLFFGISGMALVIATAFRRVPAGVDRFALSLALFVEGFLFYFHVHARPPLDAHIHSLLLVAVFGGSASTMAEVFIRNNVVLELLKAFLFILQGSWFYQIGFVLYPLSGPQWDLEQHGNIMFVTMCFCWHLAVDLLLLASVSSVVWFVVTRSSERKRDIEIGMRNTTSKASSQKALLEESDEE; this is encoded by the exons ATGGCCAACTTTGGGGGCCATGCCATCCCAGGCACCTTCTTCCTGTTTTATGGCGTTTGGCTGGCGGTTAAACACACTCTGCAGCACTACTGGAAAACAAGCCAGCCGAAGGGACGGCAGGTGATGCCACCTTTCTTCAAAAGAATGGACTACATTGAAGGAGGGCTCAAAATCTTTGCCACCTTTGTTG GAATCATGGTGGAGCAGTTTGTAGTGGATGGCCCGCACGCCCGCCTCTACGACCGGGACAACAAGTCATGGGTCAAGCTGATGAACTGGCAGCACAGCACCATGTATCTGTTCTTTGGGATTTCTGGGATGGCGCTGGTGATTGCCACTGCCTTCAGACGGGTTCCCGCCGGCGTTGACCGCTTTgccctctccctggccctctTTGTTGAAG GATTTCTGTTTTACTTCCACGTGCATGCTCGGCCACCCCTCGATGCCCACATCCACTCGCTGCTGCTGGTGGCCGTGTTTGGTGGATCGGCCAGCACCATGGCGGAGGTTTTCATTCGAAACAACGTGGTCCTGGAGCTGCTCAAGGCCTTCCTGTTCATACTGCAAGGCTCGTGGTTCTACCAG ATTGGATTTGTGCTTTACCCCTTGAGCGGACCACAGTGGGATTTGGAGCAGCATGGCAACATCATGTTTGTCACAATGTGCTTCTGCTGGCACTTGGCTGTGGACCTGCTTCTGCTCGCCAGCGTTTCCTCTGTTGTTTGGTT TGTCGTTACACGATCCTCGGAGAGGAAACGGGACATTGAGATCGGGATGCGAAACACAACCTCCAAAGCAAGTTCCCAGAAAGCTTTGCTTGAAGAGTCTGATGAAGAATGA